From the genome of Helicobacter pylori, one region includes:
- a CDS encoding sugar MFS transporter → MQKTSNTLALGSLTALFFLMGFITVLNDILIPHLKPIFDLTYFEASLIQFCFFGAYFIMGGVFGNVISKIGYPFGVVLGFVITASGCALFYPAAHFGSYGFFLGALFILASGIVCLQTAGNPFVTLLSKGKEARNLVLVQAFNSLGTTLGPIFGSLLIFSTTKMGDNASLIDKLADAKSVQMPYLGLAVFSLLLALIMHLLKLPDVEKEMPKETTQKILFSHKYFVFGALGIFFYVGGEVAIGSFLVLSFEKLLNLDPQSSAHYLVYYWGGAMVGRFLGSVLMNKITPNKYLAFNALSSIVLIALAIVIGGKIALFALTFVGFFNSIMFPTIFSLATLNLGHLTSKASGVISMAIVGGALIPPIQGVVTDMLTATESNLLYAYGVPLLCYFYILFFALKGYKQEENS, encoded by the coding sequence ATGCAAAAAACTTCTAACACTTTGGCGCTGGGGAGTTTAACAGCGTTATTCTTCTTAATGGGTTTTATCACGGTTTTAAACGATATTTTAATCCCGCATTTAAAACCCATTTTTGACTTGACCTATTTTGAAGCTTCGCTCATTCAATTTTGCTTTTTTGGGGCGTATTTCATCATGGGAGGCGTTTTTGGGAATGTGATCAGTAAAATCGGCTACCCTTTTGGCGTGGTGCTTGGCTTTGTGATCACAGCGAGCGGGTGCGCGTTGTTTTATCCGGCGGCGCATTTTGGCTCTTACGGGTTTTTCTTGGGGGCGTTGTTTATTTTAGCGAGCGGGATTGTGTGCTTACAAACCGCCGGTAATCCCTTTGTAACCTTGCTTTCAAAAGGTAAAGAAGCCAGAAACTTGGTTTTAGTCCAGGCGTTTAATTCGCTTGGCACGACTTTAGGGCCTATTTTTGGGAGCTTGTTGATTTTTAGCACAACTAAAATGGGCGATAATGCGAGTTTGATAGATAAATTAGCGGACGCTAAAAGCGTTCAAATGCCTTATTTGGGCTTGGCAGTGTTTTCGCTTCTTTTAGCGCTCATTATGCATCTTTTGAAATTGCCTGATGTGGAAAAAGAAATGCCCAAAGAGACGACGCAAAAAATCCTGTTTTCGCACAAATACTTTGTTTTTGGGGCTTTAGGAATCTTTTTCTATGTGGGGGGAGAAGTTGCGATTGGCTCATTCTTGGTGCTAAGCTTTGAAAAGCTTTTGAATTTAGACCCTCAATCAAGCGCGCATTACTTGGTGTATTATTGGGGCGGTGCGATGGTGGGCCGTTTCTTAGGCAGTGTTTTGATGAATAAAATTACCCCTAACAAATACCTGGCTTTCAACGCCTTAAGCTCTATTGTTCTCATTGCTTTAGCCATTGTCATTGGAGGCAAGATCGCTTTATTCGCTCTGACTTTTGTGGGCTTTTTCAACTCTATCATGTTCCCTACAATCTTTTCTTTGGCTACGCTCAATTTAGGGCATCTCACTTCTAAGGCTTCTGGGGTGATTAGCATGGCGATTGTAGGAGGAGCGTTAATCCCTCCCATTCAAGGCGTGGTTACAGACATGCTAACAGCAACCGAGTCAAATTTGCTCTACGCTTATGGTGTGCCGTTGTTATGCTATTTTTATATCCTCTTCTTTGCGCTTAAAGGGTATAAGCAAGAAGAAAACTCCTAA
- a CDS encoding NCS2 family permease, with product MGFFKLKEHNTNIATEFRAGLTTFITMIYIVPLNALILSQANMPYEALLSATAIITILSSVFNGLWANTPIAMSVGLGLSAYFSFGLVQGLKLPWQSALGIVALSGAIFVILSFTKFRSWVMRSIPSDLRRAVSAGIGAFIAFIGLKEMHIVVTHKATLVTLGDFSDPHVLLGVVGIVLTFALYTLKIKGSFIIAVLITSILAWVLKLAPYPSEFFSMPASISPIAFQLDFKGIFFDASGAFTLALVPVIITFFVTDLFDSLGTLAGIGHKTDFFNDEEKNKELERTLEADAVASLGSAVVGVSTTTAFIESASGVEEGGRTGLTAVFTGLFFILTLFCLPLLKAIPSNAIYPVLVIVGVLMFSVLEGVNFKDMAVSVSTFLTVVMMPLTFSITDGLAFGFLSYGIIKLVQKDFKAINSGIIILCIISVSVFIFR from the coding sequence ATGGGGTTTTTCAAGCTTAAAGAACACAACACTAACATTGCCACCGAGTTTAGAGCGGGCTTAACGACCTTTATCACCATGATTTACATCGTGCCCTTAAACGCGCTTATCCTTTCTCAAGCCAACATGCCTTATGAAGCCCTCTTGAGTGCAACGGCCATTATCACCATCTTATCGAGCGTGTTTAACGGGTTGTGGGCAAACACCCCCATCGCTATGAGCGTGGGCTTAGGGCTGTCAGCTTATTTCAGCTTTGGGTTGGTTCAAGGACTAAAACTCCCTTGGCAGAGCGCTTTAGGCATCGTAGCGCTCTCTGGAGCGATTTTTGTGATCCTGTCTTTCACCAAATTCAGAAGTTGGGTCATGCGAAGCATCCCTAGCGATTTAAGGCGTGCGGTGAGTGCGGGGATAGGGGCTTTTATCGCATTTATTGGCCTTAAAGAAATGCATATTGTAGTTACCCATAAGGCTACGCTTGTAACTTTAGGCGATTTCAGCGATCCGCATGTGTTATTGGGGGTTGTGGGGATCGTTTTAACTTTTGCGCTCTACACGCTCAAAATCAAGGGTTCTTTTATTATAGCGGTCTTAATCACTTCCATTCTCGCATGGGTTTTAAAGCTAGCTCCTTACCCTAGCGAATTTTTTTCCATGCCCGCTAGCATTAGCCCTATCGCCTTTCAATTAGACTTTAAGGGCATTTTTTTTGATGCGAGTGGGGCTTTCACTTTAGCGTTAGTGCCGGTTATCATCACTTTTTTTGTAACCGATTTGTTTGATTCCTTAGGCACGCTTGCAGGGATTGGCCACAAGACTGATTTTTTCAATGATGAAGAAAAAAACAAGGAATTAGAAAGGACTTTAGAAGCGGATGCGGTGGCTTCTTTAGGGAGCGCGGTAGTGGGCGTTTCTACTACGACTGCTTTTATAGAAAGCGCGAGCGGGGTTGAAGAGGGGGGCCGCACAGGGCTTACAGCGGTTTTTACCGGGCTATTTTTTATTTTAACGCTCTTTTGTTTGCCTCTTTTAAAAGCTATTCCCAGCAATGCGATTTATCCGGTGCTAGTGATAGTAGGGGTTTTGATGTTTAGCGTGTTAGAGGGGGTGAATTTTAAAGACATGGCCGTTAGCGTTTCCACTTTTTTAACCGTGGTGATGATGCCTTTAACCTTCTCCATTACCGATGGCTTAGCCTTTGGCTTTTTGTCTTATGGTATTATCAAATTGGTTCAAAAAGACTTCAAAGCCATCAATTCTGGTATTATCATTCTCTGCATTATTTCTGTTTCTGTGTTTATCTTTCGTTAA
- the hopQ gene encoding Hop family adhesin HopQ, producing the protein MKKTKKTILLSLTLAASLLHAEDNGVFLSVGYQIGEAVQKVKNADKVQKLSDSYEKLSRLLTNDNGSGSKTSAQAINQAVNNLNERAKKLTSGTTQSPAYQATLLALRSVLGLWNSIGYAVVCGGYMKTPGESHKIFHYTDENGNGTKINCGGTINAAGKVIGGTNTLPAAKNSSLSIKQYEEIHEAYQILSKALKEAGLAPLTSKGDKLEAHVTTSVDQQDNETKTTTSVIDTTNGAHNLLTYAQTIVNTLKDYCPVLIARSSGNGMTTTNAPSWQIAGGGKNACETFGKEFSAASDMLNNAQEIVKKTQQLSANQPKNITQPHNFNLNTPSSLTALAQKMLKNAQSQAEILKLANQVESDFGKLSSGHLKDYIGKCDASGVSGANMAMQNQKSNWGKGCAGVEETLASLKKSNSSFDSQTPQINEAQTLASTLIQELGNNPFGNVGMIVSSATNNGALNGFGVQAGYKQFFGEKKRWGLRYYGFFDYNHAYIKSNFFNSASDVWTYGVGSDLLFNFINDKNTNFLGKNNKISVGLFGGIALAGTSWLNSQFVNLKTISNVYSAKVNTANFQFLFNLGLRTNLTRPKKKDSHHAAQHGMELGVKIPTINTNYYSFLDTKLEYRRLYSVYLNYVFAY; encoded by the coding sequence ATGAAAAAAACGAAAAAAACGATTCTGCTTTCTCTAACTCTTGCGGCGTCATTGCTCCATGCTGAAGACAACGGCGTTTTTTTAAGCGTGGGTTATCAAATCGGTGAAGCGGTTCAGAAAGTGAAAAACGCCGACAAGGTGCAAAAACTTTCAGACTCTTATGAAAAATTAAGCAGGCTTTTAACCAACGATAATGGCTCAGGCTCAAAAACAAGCGCGCAAGCGATCAACCAAGCGGTTAATAATTTGAACGAACGCGCAAAGAAATTAACCAGTGGGACGACCCAATCCCCCGCTTATCAAGCCACGCTTTTAGCGCTGAGATCGGTGCTAGGGCTGTGGAATAGCATCGGCTATGCAGTCGTGTGTGGAGGCTATATGAAAACCCCAGGTGAATCACACAAAATTTTCCACTACACCGATGAGAATGGCAACGGCACTAAAATCAATTGCGGTGGGACCATAAACGCTGCTGGCAAAGTTATTGGCGGCACGAATACTTTGCCAGCAGCCAAAAACAGTTCTCTATCCATTAAGCAATACGAAGAAATCCATGAAGCCTATCAAATCCTTTCAAAAGCTCTAAAAGAAGCCGGACTCGCCCCTTTAACAAGCAAAGGCGACAAATTAGAAGCGCATGTAACCACTTCAGTGGATCAACAAGATAATGAAACTAAAACGACAACTTCTGTGATCGATACAACAAACGGTGCACACAATCTTTTAACTTACGCGCAAACGATTGTCAATACCCTTAAAGATTATTGCCCCGTATTGATAGCGAGATCTAGTGGTAATGGTATGACTACCACAAACGCCCCTTCATGGCAAATAGCCGGTGGCGGCAAAAATGCATGCGAGACTTTTGGCAAAGAGTTTAGCGCTGCTTCAGACATGCTCAATAACGCACAAGAAATCGTTAAAAAAACCCAACAACTCAGCGCCAACCAACCAAAAAATATCACACAACCTCATAATTTCAACCTTAACACCCCTAGCAGTCTTACGGCTTTAGCTCAAAAAATGCTCAAAAACGCCCAATCTCAAGCAGAAATTTTAAAGCTGGCTAATCAAGTGGAGAGCGATTTTGGCAAACTTTCTTCAGGTCATCTTAAAGACTACATAGGGAAATGCGATGCAAGCGGCGTGAGTGGTGCGAACATGGCAATGCAAAATCAAAAGAGCAACTGGGGGAAAGGCTGCGCGGGCGTGGAAGAAACTCTAGCTTCGCTAAAAAAAAGCAACTCTTCTTTTGATAGCCAAACGCCACAAATCAATGAAGCGCAAACTCTCGCTAGCACCCTTATTCAAGAACTTGGCAATAACCCTTTTGGGAATGTAGGCATGATCGTTTCTTCAGCCACGAATAACGGCGCCTTGAATGGCTTTGGCGTGCAAGCGGGTTATAAGCAATTTTTTGGAGAAAAGAAAAGATGGGGGTTAAGGTATTATGGTTTCTTTGATTACAACCACGCCTATATCAAATCCAATTTCTTTAACTCGGCTTCTGATGTATGGACTTATGGGGTGGGTAGTGATTTATTGTTTAATTTCATCAATGATAAAAACACCAATTTCTTAGGCAAGAATAACAAGATTTCAGTGGGGCTTTTTGGAGGCATCGCGCTAGCAGGGACTTCATGGCTTAATTCTCAATTTGTGAATTTAAAAACCATCAGCAATGTCTATAGCGCTAAAGTGAATACGGCTAATTTCCAATTTTTATTCAATTTAGGCTTGAGAACCAATCTCACTAGACCTAAGAAGAAAGATAGTCATCATGCGGCTCAACATGGCATGGAATTGGGCGTGAAAATCCCCACCATTAACACGAATTATTATTCTTTTCTAGACACTAAACTAGAATACCGAAGGCTTTATAGCGTGTATCTCAATTATGTGTTTGCTTATTAA
- the deoD gene encoding purine-nucleoside phosphorylase — MTPHINAKIGDFYPQCLLCGDPLRVSYIAKNFLQDAKEITNVRNMLGFSGKYKGKGISLMGHGMGIASCTIYVTELIKIYQVKELLRIGTCGAISPKVGLKDIIMATGASTDSKTNRVRFLNHDLSATPDFELGLRAYQTAKRLGIDLKVGNVFSSDFFYSFETHAFDLMAQYNHLAIEMEAAGLYATAMELNAKALCLCSVSDHLTTKEALSPKERVESFDNMITLALEMMTQ, encoded by the coding sequence ATGACTCCTCACATTAACGCCAAAATCGGCGATTTTTATCCTCAATGCCTTTTATGCGGCGATCCTTTAAGGGTGAGCTACATTGCGAAAAATTTTTTACAAGACGCCAAAGAGATCACGAATGTGCGTAACATGCTAGGCTTTAGCGGGAAGTATAAGGGTAAGGGGATTTCTTTAATGGGGCATGGCATGGGCATTGCGTCATGCACGATTTATGTAACGGAGCTTATTAAAATCTATCAGGTTAAAGAGCTTTTAAGGATTGGCACTTGTGGGGCTATTAGCCCAAAAGTTGGCCTGAAAGACATTATCATGGCAACTGGAGCTTCAACGGATTCCAAAACCAATCGGGTGCGTTTTTTAAACCACGATTTGAGTGCGACGCCTGATTTTGAATTGGGTTTAAGAGCGTATCAAACAGCAAAGCGTTTGGGTATTGATTTGAAAGTGGGCAATGTTTTTTCAAGCGATTTTTTCTATTCCTTTGAAACGCATGCCTTTGATTTAATGGCCCAATACAACCACTTGGCTATTGAAATGGAAGCGGCAGGGTTATACGCCACGGCGATGGAATTGAACGCTAAGGCTTTATGCTTATGCTCGGTTTCAGATCATTTAACCACTAAAGAAGCCTTAAGCCCTAAAGAAAGGGTGGAAAGCTTTGATAACATGATAACTCTAGCTTTAGAGATGATGACGCAATGA
- a CDS encoding phosphopentomutase, whose product MQKRVVVLLLDSFGIGASEDARDFGDCGANTLGNIAKACFNNLADSSDRNGALKLPYLESLGLGLSALKATNELPLGFESKPNLIGAYAYAQELSSAKDTISGHWEMMGVPVLFEWGYFKDKNHSFPKGILDEIMRKTKIKGYLGNCHASGTEIIKDLGEKHLETLYPIFYTSADSVFQIAAHEEKFGLDNLYALCEEAFQILEPLKIARVIARPFIGANREDFKRTANRKDYAIKPHKKLLFEKFIEEKQGEVISIGKIADIYAHVGITQKFKAGSLMELCDVTLEQVKNAPNNSLIFTNFVHFDSDYGHRRDISGYANALECFDARLKEILENLRENDLLILCADHGCDPSFKGTDHTREYIPVLFYHKDLQPAFLGKSESFADIGQSIAYFLGLSPLDYGKNLLNFKGQP is encoded by the coding sequence ATGCAAAAAAGAGTGGTGGTTTTATTATTGGATTCTTTTGGTATAGGGGCTAGTGAAGACGCTAGAGATTTTGGCGATTGTGGGGCGAACACTTTAGGCAATATCGCTAAGGCTTGTTTCAACAACTTGGCTGATTCTAGTGATCGCAATGGGGCTTTGAAACTGCCTTATTTAGAGAGTTTGGGTTTAGGGTTGAGCGCGTTAAAAGCCACGAATGAATTGCCCTTAGGCTTTGAATCTAAACCTAATTTAATAGGGGCTTACGCTTACGCACAGGAACTTTCTAGTGCTAAGGATACGATTTCTGGGCATTGGGAGATGATGGGCGTGCCCGTTCTTTTTGAGTGGGGGTATTTTAAAGACAAAAATCATTCGTTCCCTAAAGGAATTTTAGATGAAATCATGCGTAAAACTAAGATTAAGGGCTATTTAGGGAATTGCCACGCATCAGGGACAGAAATCATTAAAGATTTAGGCGAAAAGCATTTAGAAACTTTATACCCCATTTTTTACACCTCAGCGGATTCGGTGTTTCAAATCGCTGCGCATGAAGAAAAGTTCGGGCTTGATAATTTATACGCTCTTTGTGAAGAAGCGTTTCAAATTCTAGAGCCTTTAAAGATTGCCAGAGTGATCGCAAGACCCTTTATTGGCGCTAATAGAGAGGATTTCAAACGCACCGCTAACCGCAAAGACTATGCGATAAAGCCCCATAAAAAATTGCTTTTTGAAAAATTCATTGAAGAAAAGCAGGGCGAAGTCATTAGCATTGGAAAAATCGCTGATATTTACGCTCATGTGGGGATCACTCAAAAGTTCAAAGCCGGTAGTTTAATGGAGTTATGCGATGTTACTTTAGAGCAGGTCAAAAACGCCCCAAACAACAGCTTGATTTTTACGAATTTTGTGCATTTTGATAGCGATTATGGGCATAGGCGTGATATTAGCGGGTATGCTAACGCTTTAGAGTGTTTTGATGCGCGCTTAAAAGAGATTTTAGAAAATTTAAGGGAAAACGATTTGCTCATTCTTTGCGCCGATCATGGGTGTGATCCCAGCTTTAAAGGCACGGATCACACCCGAGAATACATTCCTGTTTTGTTTTATCATAAAGATTTACAACCAGCCTTTTTAGGCAAGAGCGAGTCGTTTGCGGATATTGGGCAAAGTATCGCTTATTTTTTAGGATTAAGCCCCTTAGATTATGGCAAAAACTTATTAAACTTTAAAGGACAACCATGA
- a CDS encoding NupC/NupG family nucleoside CNT transporter encodes MIFSSLFSVVGMAVLFLIAWAFSSNKRAINYRTIVSAFVIQVALGALALYVPLGREMLQGLASGIQSVIGYGYEGVRFLFGNLAPNAKGDQGVGGFIFAINVLAIIIFFASLISLLYYLKIMPLVINLIGGALQKCLGTSKAESMSAAANIFVAHTEAPLVIKPYLKSMSDSEIFAVMCVGMASVAGPVLAGYASMGIPLPYLIAASFMSAPGGLLFAKIIYPQNETISSRADVSAEKHVNAIEAIANGASTGLNLALHVGAMLLAFVGMLALINGLLGVVGGFLGMEHLSLGLILGTLLKPLAFMLGIPWSQAGIAGEIIGIKIALNEFMGYMQFLPYLGDNPPLILSEKTKATITFALCGFANLSSVAMLIGGLGNLVPKKKDFIVRLALKAVLVGTLSNFMSATIAGLFIGLNAH; translated from the coding sequence ATGATTTTTAGCTCTCTTTTTAGTGTTGTAGGGATGGCGGTGCTTTTTCTTATTGCTTGGGCGTTTTCTAGCAATAAAAGGGCTATTAATTATCGCACGATTGTCAGCGCGTTTGTGATCCAGGTGGCTTTAGGGGCGTTGGCTTTATATGTGCCTTTGGGTAGGGAAATGCTGCAAGGTTTAGCCAGTGGCATACAAAGCGTGATCGGTTATGGCTATGAAGGGGTGCGTTTCTTGTTTGGCAATCTCGCTCCAAACGCTAAGGGCGATCAAGGGGTAGGAGGCTTTATCTTTGCGATCAATGTTTTAGCGATCATTATCTTTTTTGCTAGCTTGATTTCACTTCTATACTATTTAAAAATCATGCCTTTAGTGATCAATCTCATCGGTGGGGCGTTGCAAAAATGCTTAGGCACTTCTAAAGCAGAAAGCATGAGTGCAGCGGCTAATATTTTTGTAGCGCACACAGAAGCGCCCTTAGTCATTAAACCTTATTTGAAAAGCATGAGCGATTCAGAGATTTTTGCAGTCATGTGCGTGGGCATGGCTAGCGTTGCGGGGCCTGTGTTGGCCGGGTATGCGAGCATGGGCATTCCTTTACCTTATTTAATAGCCGCTTCGTTTATGTCCGCTCCTGGGGGTTTGTTGTTCGCTAAAATTATTTACCCGCAAAACGAAACCATTTCTAGCCGTGCAGATGTTTCTGCAGAAAAGCATGTCAATGCCATAGAAGCTATCGCTAATGGGGCAAGCACAGGGCTAAATCTAGCTTTGCATGTGGGAGCGATGCTTTTAGCCTTTGTGGGGATGCTTGCGCTCATTAACGGGCTTTTAGGGGTTGTAGGGGGGTTTTTAGGCATGGAGCATTTGTCTTTAGGGTTAATTTTAGGCACGCTTTTAAAACCCTTAGCCTTTATGTTAGGCATTCCTTGGAGCCAGGCTGGGATTGCTGGAGAAATCATAGGCATTAAAATCGCGCTCAATGAATTTATGGGCTATATGCAATTTTTACCTTATTTGGGCGATAACCCTCCTTTAATCTTGAGCGAGAAAACTAAAGCGACCATCACTTTTGCGTTGTGCGGGTTTGCTAACTTAAGCTCAGTCGCTATGCTCATTGGGGGGCTTGGCAATTTAGTGCCTAAAAAGAAAGATTTCATCGTAAGGCTTGCTTTAAAAGCGGTGCTTGTAGGCACGCTTTCTAATTTCATGAGCGCGACTATCGCCGGGTTATTCATAGGACTAAACGCTCATTAA
- a CDS encoding MFS transporter produces the protein MRFLGLFIVLPVISLYADSFHSSSPLLVGLAVGGAYLTQIVFQTPMGILSDKIGRKVVVMVCLLLFLAGSLVCFIANDIVWLVIGRFIQGMGALGGVVSAMVADEVKEEERTKAMAIMGAFIFISFTISMAIGPGVVAFFGGAKWLFLLTAILTLLSLLMLLKVKDAPKISYQIKNIKAYQPNSKALYLLYLSSFFEKAFMTLIFVLIPLALVNEFHKDESFLILVYVPGALLGVLSMGIASVMAEKYNKPKGVMLSGALLFIVSYLCLFLADSSFLGKHLWLFILGVAFFFIGFATLEPIMQSLASKFARVHEKGKVLGQFTTFGYLGSFVGGVSGGLSYHHLGVSNTSLIIVALGLIWGLSLFLLNNPSKQKNVYFPLDAYNEEQFETLGDKIIEWYVNISEEVIIVKYNSDHISEEEIIHLSQNFRK, from the coding sequence TTGCGGTTTTTGGGGCTTTTTATTGTTTTGCCTGTCATCAGTTTGTATGCGGATAGTTTCCATTCAAGCAGTCCCTTACTCGTGGGGTTGGCTGTGGGCGGAGCGTATCTTACGCAAATTGTTTTTCAAACCCCCATGGGCATTCTTAGCGATAAGATAGGCCGTAAAGTGGTGGTTATGGTATGCTTGTTGTTGTTTTTAGCTGGCTCGTTAGTGTGCTTTATAGCAAATGATATTGTTTGGCTCGTTATAGGGCGCTTCATTCAAGGCATGGGGGCTTTAGGGGGGGTTGTTAGCGCGATGGTGGCGGATGAAGTGAAAGAAGAAGAGCGCACCAAAGCGATGGCGATCATGGGGGCGTTTATTTTCATTAGCTTCACTATAAGCATGGCCATAGGCCCTGGGGTTGTGGCGTTTTTTGGGGGGGCAAAATGGCTCTTTTTACTCACTGCGATCTTAACTTTATTGAGTTTATTGATGCTTTTAAAAGTCAAAGACGCCCCTAAAATTTCTTACCAGATCAAAAACATAAAAGCTTACCAACCCAACTCTAAAGCCTTGTATCTTTTGTATCTGAGCTCTTTTTTTGAAAAAGCGTTCATGACGCTTATTTTTGTGCTGATCCCTTTAGCCTTAGTGAATGAATTCCATAAAGATGAAAGCTTTTTGATCTTGGTGTATGTGCCTGGAGCCTTATTAGGGGTTTTAAGCATGGGAATAGCGAGCGTTATGGCTGAAAAATACAACAAGCCTAAAGGGGTAATGCTTTCTGGTGCGCTGTTGTTTATTGTGAGTTATTTGTGCTTGTTTTTAGCCGACTCTAGCTTTTTAGGGAAACATTTATGGCTCTTTATTCTTGGGGTGGCGTTTTTCTTTATTGGCTTTGCCACCTTAGAGCCTATCATGCAATCTTTAGCGTCTAAATTCGCCAGAGTGCATGAAAAAGGCAAGGTTTTAGGGCAATTCACCACTTTTGGCTATTTAGGGAGCTTTGTTGGGGGCGTGAGCGGAGGGTTGAGCTACCATCATTTAGGCGTTTCTAACACAAGCTTAATTATTGTAGCTTTAGGGCTTATTTGGGGACTATCGCTCTTTTTACTCAACAACCCTTCCAAGCAAAAAAATGTCTATTTCCCCTTAGACGCTTATAATGAGGAACAATTTGAAACTTTAGGGGACAAAATCATTGAATGGTATGTTAATATTAGCGAAGAAGTCATTATTGTGAAATATAATTCCGATCACATTAGCGAAGAAGAAATCATTCACTTATCGCAAAATTTCAGAAAATAA
- a CDS encoding tRNA 2-thiocytidine biosynthesis TtcA family protein: MTYEISKKVLHIVGKTNAAYKLIEEGDKVLLGLSGGKDSIMLACILARMQKHAPFKFDFKAVTVHYGLGEDLKWLSDLCQEQGIEHEIIYTQIAATINEKRREKSSFCSFCSRLRRGTLYSKALEEGYNKVAIAHHLDDAVESFFMNFTYNGSLRSMPPVYRAENGLLVIRPLIKVREASSIHFVTSQNIPVAPDCNCPAKQPTSDKPPIARLATKNFLKEMQNLHPHFFDSLENAFNNVQANSFSDSKYLDA; this comes from the coding sequence ATGACCTATGAAATTTCTAAAAAAGTCTTACACATTGTGGGCAAGACAAACGCCGCTTACAAACTCATAGAAGAAGGCGATAAAGTCTTATTAGGATTGAGCGGGGGCAAGGATTCTATCATGCTCGCTTGCATCTTAGCCAGGATGCAAAAACATGCCCCTTTCAAATTTGATTTTAAAGCGGTTACCGTGCATTATGGTTTGGGCGAAGATTTGAAATGGTTGAGCGATTTGTGCCAAGAGCAAGGCATTGAGCATGAGATCATTTACACCCAAATCGCTGCCACAATCAACGAAAAACGCCGTGAAAAAAGCTCGTTTTGTTCGTTTTGTTCTCGTTTGAGGAGAGGGACTTTGTATTCTAAAGCTTTGGAAGAAGGCTATAATAAAGTCGCTATCGCGCACCATTTAGATGATGCAGTAGAGAGCTTTTTTATGAATTTCACTTATAACGGGAGTTTAAGGAGCATGCCCCCCGTTTATAGGGCTGAAAACGGCTTATTGGTGATCCGCCCTTTGATTAAGGTTCGAGAAGCCAGTAGCATTCATTTTGTCACTTCTCAAAATATCCCAGTCGCCCCTGATTGCAATTGCCCGGCCAAACAGCCCACCTCTGATAAGCCCCCTATCGCACGATTAGCCACTAAAAATTTCTTAAAAGAAATGCAAAACTTGCACCCTCATTTCTTTGACAGCTTAGAAAACGCGTTTAATAATGTTCAAGCCAACAGCTTTAGCGACTCTAAGTATTTAGACGCTTAA
- a CDS encoding cation:proton antiporter produces MHAEFFTFALIMLLIVMAPYMSRISRLPITVVEILFGSVGAYVGFIEPTKGFEIMSEIGFLFLMFLCGLEVEIYLFKKLGVSLLKRIFAYLLILYTLSFILTFSLNLEPIFMVIFPIISLGMIMTLVKDYRKEILWLDLVLKVGVIGELLSIFGLVVVDGVYSHGLGMDLIKDLGILIVFLILIIVAFQIFKTLFWWFPHLKLFVMPKSSQFNQDVRFSLMLFFSLIAIVVWLKIEMVLGAFLAGLVVSTFFPHKSELIHKLNDVGFGFFVPLFFIHVGSTLDLKLVFLNPHLILQGILIVIAMLSLHLITSILLWHKYFKEAKHLFSFALGASMPLTFLVTTAAVGLKAQAISQNTYYALLMAAIFEGVLFTIAIKILNKKA; encoded by the coding sequence ATGCATGCAGAATTTTTCACTTTCGCGCTCATTATGCTTTTAATTGTGATGGCTCCTTATATGTCTAGAATCTCTCGTTTGCCTATCACGGTTGTGGAGATTTTATTTGGGTCTGTTGGGGCGTATGTGGGTTTTATTGAGCCTACTAAGGGCTTTGAAATCATGTCTGAGATTGGCTTTTTATTTTTAATGTTTTTATGCGGTTTGGAAGTAGAGATTTATTTGTTTAAAAAATTAGGGGTTTCTCTTTTAAAACGCATTTTTGCTTATCTGTTGATTTTATACACGCTTTCGTTCATCCTTACTTTTAGCCTTAATTTAGAGCCTATTTTTATGGTGATTTTCCCTATCATTAGCTTGGGCATGATCATGACTTTAGTCAAAGATTATCGTAAAGAGATTTTGTGGCTTGATTTGGTTTTAAAAGTGGGCGTTATTGGGGAATTATTAAGCATTTTTGGTTTGGTGGTCGTGGATGGGGTGTATTCGCATGGTTTGGGCATGGATTTGATTAAAGATTTAGGCATTCTCATTGTTTTTTTAATCTTAATTATCGTAGCGTTTCAAATCTTTAAGACTTTGTTTTGGTGGTTCCCGCATTTAAAGCTTTTTGTGATGCCTAAAAGCAGTCAGTTTAACCAAGATGTGCGTTTTTCGCTCATGCTCTTTTTTTCCTTGATTGCGATCGTGGTGTGGCTCAAAATAGAAATGGTTTTAGGGGCGTTTCTAGCAGGGTTGGTGGTTTCTACTTTTTTCCCTCATAAATCAGAGCTGATCCACAAGCTCAATGATGTGGGTTTTGGGTTTTTTGTGCCTTTGTTTTTCATTCATGTAGGCTCTACTTTAGACTTAAAATTAGTGTTTTTAAACCCGCATTTGATTCTCCAAGGGATATTGATTGTCATAGCGATGTTGAGTTTGCACTTAATCACTTCAATCTTATTGTGGCACAAATACTTTAAAGAGGCTAAGCATTTATTTTCATTCGCTTTAGGGGCTTCTATGCCTTTAACTTTTTTAGTAACCACTGCGGCGGTAGGCTTAAAAGCGCAAGCGATCTCACAAAACACCTACTACGCATTGCTCATGGCGGCTATTTTTGAAGGGGTATTATTCACGATCGCGATCAAAATACTCAACAAAAAAGCTTGA